The Synechococcales cyanobacterium T60_A2020_003 genome has a segment encoding these proteins:
- a CDS encoding NAD(P)(+) transhydrogenase (Re/Si-specific) subunit beta, translating to MTNLIPTGIELAYLAAAVCFILGLKKLSSPATARQGNTIAAVGMLLAIAATLLNQSVLNYELILLAIVAGSLIGAIAAQKVAMTAMPQM from the coding sequence TTGACAAACCTAATCCCAACGGGCATCGAGTTGGCTTACTTGGCCGCAGCCGTCTGTTTCATTCTGGGATTGAAAAAACTGAGTTCTCCCGCTACGGCACGGCAGGGCAATACGATCGCCGCTGTGGGGATGCTGCTGGCGATCGCCGCAACCTTGCTGAACCAATCCGTCCTCAACTATGAACTGATTTTGCTGGCGATTGTGGCGGGTTCTTTGATTGGGGCGATCGCTGCTCAAAAAGTTGCCATGACTGCCATGCCCCAAATG